From Butyricimonas paravirosa, one genomic window encodes:
- a CDS encoding RagB/SusD family nutrient uptake outer membrane protein: MKKNILLVLVVFLCGACSDFLNMPPKNTKVVYTMEDVRSAMSTLLFATTSSSYCKGYVSNTVLFNGEYVQYPFTRRNNVSSILYTNDLDLENFLFDDFANPSRGGQNFIKEYGEIKNWEGYLFPSDLWKEVFISIGYINMVLKDLENVPDYNKTDYERIAGEGRVMRAYYLLRLNQLFAPYDKNDYGIPFNFDADVVQGGKRWKQTDLYKKLIGEITDVLEYETVPEDSWNIFFNKRIMYAILAQTYQFKAGSCAAEEDDWSKAEFYAKEARKGARVESTIDEQAELTTVPLTKSTTKPHRFALLRFSLYAYGGNDYAPWGRPEQMLVQRPSKELYDLYDENDIRREVYFKEIDGKVYVTKWQCTDEHDINDVHILFRFSDLLLIEAEALARQGKDGALDLLNEFKSSKIPGYSGYTGSDVIGEILKERRKEFVYEEQMNWLDMKRTGASVSRTAKDEETDEIKTYTLEGNDYRYTFPLPADYELMYNNVPQNPGWK, translated from the coding sequence ATGAAAAAGAATATATTATTAGTGCTTGTTGTATTTTTATGTGGGGCATGTTCGGACTTTTTAAATATGCCACCTAAAAATACGAAAGTTGTTTATACAATGGAAGATGTACGTAGTGCAATGTCTACTTTATTGTTTGCGACTACTTCATCAAGTTATTGTAAAGGATATGTAAGTAATACCGTGCTGTTTAACGGGGAGTATGTACAATATCCCTTTACGAGACGTAACAATGTTTCTTCTATTTTGTATACAAATGATTTGGATTTGGAAAATTTCTTGTTTGATGATTTTGCAAATCCCTCTCGTGGAGGACAAAACTTTATTAAAGAATATGGAGAGATAAAGAATTGGGAAGGGTATTTATTCCCAAGCGATCTGTGGAAGGAAGTATTTATTTCGATTGGTTACATCAATATGGTCTTGAAAGATCTTGAAAATGTACCAGATTATAACAAAACAGATTATGAACGGATAGCAGGAGAGGGTAGAGTGATGCGAGCTTATTATTTGTTGAGATTGAATCAATTATTTGCTCCTTATGATAAAAATGACTATGGTATCCCGTTTAATTTTGATGCTGATGTTGTGCAAGGAGGAAAAAGATGGAAACAAACAGATTTGTATAAGAAGTTGATCGGGGAGATCACTGATGTTCTAGAATATGAAACTGTTCCGGAAGATTCTTGGAATATCTTCTTTAATAAAAGAATTATGTATGCGATCTTAGCCCAGACTTATCAATTTAAAGCCGGGTCTTGTGCTGCAGAGGAGGATGATTGGAGTAAGGCCGAGTTTTATGCAAAAGAAGCAAGGAAAGGCGCACGTGTGGAAAGTACTATTGACGAGCAAGCTGAATTGACAACGGTGCCATTGACGAAATCCACGACAAAGCCTCATAGATTTGCTTTGTTACGTTTCTCTTTATATGCTTATGGTGGGAATGATTATGCACCTTGGGGAAGACCGGAACAAATGTTGGTTCAGCGTCCTTCCAAAGAATTGTATGATCTTTATGATGAGAATGATATTCGTCGGGAAGTTTATTTTAAGGAGATAGATGGTAAAGTATATGTTACAAAATGGCAATGTACAGATGAACATGATATTAATGATGTACACATTCTTTTCCGTTTTTCTGATTTATTATTGATTGAAGCAGAGGCCTTGGCTAGACAGGGTAAAGACGGGGCTTTGGATTTGTTGAATGAATTCAAGAGTAGTAAGATCCCCGGGTATTCCGGTTATACGGGGAGTGATGTCATCGGGGAGATATTAAAAGAACGTCGTAAAGAATTTGTCTATGAAGAACAGATGAATTGGTTGGATATGAAACGGACTGGGGCTAGTGTTTCCCGTACGGCAAAAGATGAAGAAACTGATGAAATCAAGACCTATACGCTGGAAGGTAATGACTATCGCTATACATTCCCTCTTCCTGCTGATTATGAATTGATGTATAATAATGTTCCCCAGAATCCTGGTTGGAAGTAA
- a CDS encoding TlpA disulfide reductase family protein — protein MKGVCIIFLFLCSVAWGQDSKRFVINGSIPGIKDGLEVGLYDNNYEKVVDATAVTKDGKFMLEGKLEHPVLCMLFVDMSPEVKDMYQKERRGSWIFLDNSVMSYSCESVDSFPRIYRDSRNVKVTGSPINDLYQQYMVSLIPLQKKYGELDRKYLEEYHRPAMEGVFNVREGIAIVRKMDVLRKQMQQLRWDFLKNHGNSVVGIQAALDILLSAGSSYTKEEINNVLNTITPVLHDDVAYQVLKEQAENMYPVAKGEKYTDIELTNEEGTSVRLADYVKSGQYNMLEFWASWCGPCRGEIPHLRHVSELYEEGVFHIISISIDEREKDWKRALKQEKMTWTQLNDRKGMKGPVPQKYKVNGVPFSLILDKEGRIVAGGVRGAELDNVLIELIGDKY, from the coding sequence ATGAAAGGTGTATGTATCATTTTCCTGTTCCTGTGCAGTGTTGCATGGGGGCAGGATAGCAAGAGGTTTGTGATTAACGGTTCGATTCCGGGAATCAAGGACGGTTTGGAAGTTGGGTTATATGACAATAACTACGAGAAAGTGGTAGATGCCACGGCCGTAACTAAAGATGGAAAATTCATGTTGGAAGGGAAACTAGAACATCCGGTGTTGTGTATGCTATTTGTTGATATGAGTCCGGAGGTAAAGGATATGTACCAGAAAGAGAGACGGGGATCGTGGATATTTTTGGATAATTCAGTTATGTCTTATTCATGTGAATCCGTGGATTCTTTTCCCCGGATATACCGGGATAGTCGGAATGTCAAGGTGACGGGGTCTCCTATCAATGATTTGTATCAGCAATATATGGTTTCATTAATCCCTTTGCAAAAAAAATACGGGGAATTGGATCGAAAGTACTTGGAAGAGTATCATCGCCCGGCAATGGAAGGAGTGTTTAATGTACGAGAGGGGATCGCTATTGTGAGGAAGATGGATGTGTTGAGAAAACAAATGCAACAATTACGTTGGGACTTCCTGAAAAATCATGGTAATTCCGTGGTCGGGATTCAGGCCGCCTTGGATATATTGTTGAGTGCGGGAAGCTCATACACGAAAGAGGAAATAAATAACGTGTTAAATACGATAACTCCTGTCTTACATGACGATGTTGCATATCAAGTTTTGAAAGAACAGGCAGAAAATATGTATCCCGTGGCAAAAGGGGAGAAATATACGGATATAGAGTTGACGAATGAAGAGGGAACGTCTGTTCGCTTAGCTGATTACGTGAAATCGGGACAGTACAATATGCTTGAATTCTGGGCTTCTTGGTGTGGTCCGTGTCGAGGGGAAATCCCACATTTGCGTCACGTGAGTGAGTTGTACGAGGAGGGTGTGTTTCATATCATCAGTATCTCTATTGATGAACGGGAAAAGGATTGGAAAAGAGCGTTGAAGCAGGAAAAGATGACATGGACCCAGCTGAATGATCGAAAGGGTATGAAAGGACCTGTCCCCCAGAAATATAAAGTTAATGGAGTTCCGTTCTCGCTGATACTTGATAAAGAGGGGCGAATTGTTGCCGGAGGAGTACGTGGTGCGGAGTTAGATAATGTATTGATAGAGCTTATCGGAGATAAATATTAA
- a CDS encoding FecR family protein has translation MKHYDEYIIQLIQLYLVGDLSGEEKVKLEEWVSQDPSHEKLFKEICDEKNVAHDFGIYENVNKNSAWEKVILKGNIKEKHNTRRLGWYKFVAAVMIPLMVVAAGYFIRETKPGAEQKGTELASIEPGKSKAILRLADNRVIEITREQETRFDVAEGIAATNNSLGMVYPEQVATGKTEYNVLEVPRGGEYTVTLSDGTVVYLNSGSELRYPVAFGTERRDVFLSGEGYFEVAKDVKRPFFVNADKLKIRVYGTSFNVNTYNLANVETVLVEGKIGIQETNSDVEYSVMPGQLALYNREKGTMEIRDVDVRPYVAWKEHEFMFDNESLEEIMNTLSLWYDVDVFFQTASLKQLHFTGHLGRYEEVSHILDAISGVTQVKFSVKGRTIIVME, from the coding sequence ATGAAACATTACGATGAATATATCATACAATTAATCCAACTTTATCTCGTGGGGGATTTATCCGGGGAAGAAAAAGTGAAGTTGGAGGAGTGGGTTAGTCAAGATCCTTCGCATGAAAAACTTTTTAAAGAGATTTGTGATGAAAAGAATGTAGCCCATGATTTTGGTATTTACGAGAATGTGAATAAAAATTCTGCATGGGAGAAGGTCATTTTGAAGGGAAACATCAAAGAGAAGCATAATACCCGTCGTTTAGGGTGGTATAAATTCGTGGCTGCCGTGATGATTCCCTTGATGGTGGTGGCAGCGGGATATTTTATAAGAGAAACGAAACCGGGTGCCGAACAAAAGGGTACGGAATTGGCCAGTATAGAGCCCGGAAAGAGCAAGGCTATTCTTCGGTTGGCTGATAATCGGGTGATTGAAATCACGAGAGAACAAGAAACTCGTTTTGACGTGGCAGAAGGTATTGCGGCTACCAATAACTCGTTAGGAATGGTTTACCCGGAGCAGGTGGCAACGGGAAAGACGGAATATAACGTGTTGGAAGTTCCTCGTGGAGGAGAATACACGGTTACCTTGTCCGACGGGACGGTTGTTTACCTGAATTCGGGCAGTGAATTGCGTTACCCCGTGGCTTTCGGGACTGAACGGCGAGACGTGTTTCTTTCCGGGGAAGGATATTTTGAAGTGGCAAAAGATGTAAAACGGCCTTTTTTCGTGAATGCGGATAAATTAAAAATCCGGGTTTATGGAACTTCTTTTAACGTAAACACGTACAATCTTGCAAATGTTGAGACTGTTTTGGTCGAGGGAAAGATTGGTATTCAAGAAACGAATTCGGACGTTGAATATTCGGTGATGCCGGGACAGTTGGCTCTTTATAACAGAGAGAAAGGCACTATGGAAATTCGAGATGTGGATGTGCGGCCTTACGTGGCGTGGAAAGAGCATGAGTTTATGTTTGATAACGAGAGTTTGGAAGAGATTATGAACACGTTGTCTTTATGGTATGACGTGGATGTGTTCTTCCAGACGGCAAGTTTGAAACAACTGCATTTTACCGGGCATTTGGGACGTTACGAGGAAGTTTCCCATATTCTCGATGCTATATCAGGAGTGACTCAGGTGAAATTCTCTGTGAAAGGAAGGACAATTATCGTGATGGAATAA
- a CDS encoding RNA polymerase sigma-70 factor, with translation MVQDELLIEQLNQKQVGAFKILFDRFYRYLVLYAMKWVERQEIAEDVVQDLFVQVWERDTIYSSYYGFKNFLYNSVKNASLDYLKHKEVEGKYVRYTLRTSEAGEMPELEVMKDEVYRRLYQVLDELPKRCQEVFKHYLEGKKNSEIAEILQISELTVKTQKRNAIVYLRKRLGGVYVLYALFKVGFM, from the coding sequence ATGGTTCAAGATGAGTTATTAATAGAGCAATTGAATCAAAAGCAGGTGGGAGCTTTTAAAATATTGTTTGACCGATTTTATCGTTATCTCGTGCTATATGCCATGAAGTGGGTAGAGAGACAAGAGATTGCGGAAGATGTCGTGCAGGACTTATTCGTGCAGGTGTGGGAACGGGATACGATTTACAGTTCCTATTATGGTTTTAAGAATTTCTTGTATAACTCGGTGAAGAATGCCTCGTTGGATTATTTGAAACACAAGGAAGTGGAGGGAAAGTATGTGCGTTACACGCTTCGGACATCAGAGGCGGGCGAAATGCCTGAATTGGAGGTTATGAAAGATGAGGTGTACCGCCGTTTATACCAGGTATTGGATGAACTACCTAAACGGTGCCAGGAAGTGTTTAAACATTACCTGGAAGGAAAAAAGAATAGCGAAATTGCGGAAATCCTTCAAATATCCGAATTAACCGTGAAGACTCAAAAACGGAATGCTATTGTTTATTTGCGAAAAAGATTGGGTGGTGTATATGTGCTATATGCCTTGTTTAAAGTGGGTTTCATGTGA
- a CDS encoding RagB/SusD family nutrient uptake outer membrane protein — translation MEKRYLYRLLFMCMSSVLWACNGYLEEIPQNKQKLSTTEDYEQLLNNAYLTKSVLPYIDVLTDDMDYIVADRKPYYANSSDTYLGAHMWDNSIETTMPNGDEVFEKFYNSAYNTNVVIDNIDDATGSVLDETVVQITRNHVKGEAYALRAFRYFYLVNMYAAPYDPATCETTPGIPVNLETTADDKVYRRESLKKVYEQIVDDLKKAIPLLEENPMTTGKTRFSALAARALLARTYLYMQEWDLAIEQASAVIESNPMLFDLRSAGENPVIYTEAPLTEWTTEAVPGVGYLSEENANVLFVNGINELYIILSSDIAQTVFYPSETLYNSYEKGDVRKYYFMRRKSNGRIRYIKNRYYSMTYVDFVVQLSADYGYTRVLRTEEMYLILAEAYAHKTDGVATAVGYLNTLRETKFRTEDFETTGRLQAEDFTQQTLLETVWKERRREFCFEEQRWFDLRRTTRPSITHSGLNGSATLQKDDPRYVLQIPQKELNVNPEIGANPR, via the coding sequence ATGGAAAAAAGATATTTATATAGATTATTGTTCATGTGTATGAGTTCGGTCCTTTGGGCATGTAACGGTTATTTGGAGGAAATACCACAGAACAAACAAAAACTTTCGACAACAGAGGATTACGAACAGTTGTTAAATAATGCTTACTTGACAAAGTCTGTGTTGCCATATATTGATGTTCTAACAGATGATATGGACTATATTGTTGCAGATCGAAAACCTTATTATGCGAATTCTTCAGACACCTATTTGGGGGCGCATATGTGGGACAATAGTATAGAAACAACAATGCCTAATGGTGATGAAGTTTTTGAGAAATTTTATAATAGTGCTTATAATACGAATGTTGTCATTGATAATATAGATGATGCAACAGGTTCTGTATTGGATGAAACCGTGGTACAAATAACTCGGAATCATGTAAAGGGAGAGGCGTATGCTTTACGTGCATTTCGTTATTTTTATTTGGTAAATATGTATGCGGCTCCGTATGATCCTGCGACTTGTGAAACGACTCCCGGGATTCCGGTGAATTTAGAAACAACGGCAGATGATAAGGTGTATAGACGTGAATCTTTGAAGAAAGTTTACGAGCAGATCGTGGATGATTTGAAAAAAGCTATCCCGTTATTAGAAGAGAATCCGATGACTACCGGTAAGACCCGTTTTTCCGCACTTGCTGCTAGGGCTTTGTTGGCGAGAACGTATTTGTATATGCAAGAATGGGATCTTGCTATAGAACAGGCCAGTGCGGTGATTGAAAGTAATCCGATGTTGTTTGATTTGCGATCAGCAGGAGAAAACCCTGTTATTTACACGGAAGCTCCTTTGACAGAATGGACAACAGAAGCTGTTCCTGGCGTTGGGTATTTGAGTGAGGAAAATGCAAATGTGTTGTTTGTGAATGGTATTAATGAACTTTACATTATTTTGAGTAGTGATATTGCTCAAACCGTTTTTTATCCGAGTGAAACGTTATATAATTCTTACGAAAAAGGGGATGTCCGGAAATATTATTTCATGAGGCGTAAATCAAATGGACGGATTCGCTATATAAAGAATCGCTACTATTCCATGACATATGTTGATTTTGTAGTACAATTAAGTGCAGATTATGGGTACACTCGTGTTCTTCGGACAGAAGAGATGTATTTGATCCTAGCAGAAGCGTACGCTCATAAAACGGATGGTGTAGCTACAGCTGTTGGGTATCTGAACACGTTACGTGAAACTAAGTTTCGGACGGAAGATTTTGAAACAACCGGAAGATTACAAGCAGAAGATTTCACTCAACAGACTCTACTGGAAACTGTCTGGAAAGAAAGAAGACGTGAATTCTGTTTCGAGGAACAACGTTGGTTTGATCTTCGACGTACGACAAGACCTTCAATCACGCATAGCGGATTGAACGGAAGTGCTACATTACAAAAAGATGATCCCCGGTACGTGTTACAGATTCCGCAAAAAGAGTTGAACGTGAATCCGGAAATTGGTGCTAACCCTAGATAA
- a CDS encoding M64 family metallopeptidase has protein sequence MKRIIALLPCIMLLLQANQSWAQFDKYFHNKTLRMDYAHCGNSQHDEIYFEELLEEPYWGGSKTNLIDTMFYGNYYLNVYDVASNQLIYSRGYCTLFWEWQTTDEAKTTQRCCSESVVMPFPKNDVRIEISTRNKKGKFVKKFEYTVDVDSYFIKKDRRMQFPTYDVHYTGNPSRRVDIVLLPEGYTADEMDKFKADCKLFAEGLFSLSPYKENQGRFNIRAVLAPSQESGVDIPGEYIWKNTILNSSFYTFDSERYIMTYDNKSLRDLSANVPYDFIYIIANTQKYGGGAIYNHYGISISGNLHAAKVYVHEFGHLFLGLGDEYVEVGSSYNDMYPTNVEPWEANLTTLTNFNKKWKDMLDKDTPVPTTYDPQNPKKLGAYEGGGYVSKGVYRPRYDCLMNTLSGDDFCPVCIRAIKKQIDFYTR, from the coding sequence ATGAAACGAATCATAGCACTCTTGCCCTGTATCATGTTATTATTACAAGCAAATCAATCCTGGGCCCAATTCGACAAATACTTTCACAACAAAACTTTACGTATGGATTACGCCCATTGCGGGAATAGCCAGCATGACGAAATTTATTTCGAGGAGTTATTAGAGGAACCTTACTGGGGCGGTTCGAAAACCAACCTCATTGATACCATGTTCTACGGGAATTATTATCTCAACGTGTACGACGTGGCCTCCAACCAACTCATCTATTCCCGGGGATATTGCACTCTTTTCTGGGAATGGCAAACCACCGATGAAGCGAAAACAACTCAACGTTGCTGTTCAGAGAGTGTAGTCATGCCTTTCCCGAAAAATGACGTACGCATTGAAATATCCACCCGGAACAAGAAAGGTAAATTCGTAAAGAAATTTGAATACACGGTGGATGTTGATAGCTATTTTATCAAGAAGGATCGCCGGATGCAGTTCCCGACTTATGACGTGCATTACACCGGAAACCCGTCACGCCGGGTGGATATCGTCCTGCTCCCCGAAGGTTACACGGCAGATGAAATGGACAAATTTAAAGCCGATTGCAAACTTTTCGCAGAAGGCCTGTTCAGCCTTTCTCCCTATAAAGAAAATCAAGGTCGATTTAACATCCGGGCTGTCCTTGCCCCTTCACAAGAATCCGGTGTCGATATTCCCGGTGAATACATTTGGAAGAATACCATACTGAATTCTTCCTTTTACACTTTCGATTCCGAACGTTACATCATGACCTACGATAATAAAAGTTTACGGGATTTATCCGCTAACGTCCCCTATGACTTCATCTACATTATTGCCAACACGCAAAAATATGGTGGTGGAGCCATCTATAACCATTACGGTATCAGCATTTCCGGTAATCTCCATGCAGCCAAGGTTTATGTTCACGAGTTCGGCCATCTGTTTCTCGGCCTTGGAGACGAATACGTGGAAGTCGGTAGCAGTTACAATGATATGTACCCGACCAACGTGGAACCTTGGGAGGCTAATCTTACCACACTGACAAACTTTAATAAGAAATGGAAAGATATGCTTGATAAAGATACCCCCGTTCCCACTACCTACGATCCCCAAAATCCCAAGAAACTCGGGGCCTATGAAGGAGGTGGTTACGTGTCCAAGGGTGTTTACCGTCCTCGTTATGATTGTTTGATGAACACCCTATCCGGTGATGACTTCTGCCCCGTTTGTATCCGGGCTATCAAGAAACAAATCGATTTTTATACCCGATAA
- a CDS encoding SusC/RagA family TonB-linked outer membrane protein: MKLFIFLMCCFTFSLSANSFAQQEKVNLDLQGVSIKTLFSEIQRQTNLHFIFNTEQTEQLNKLTVKAKEESVKSVLDRVFEGTGFTYTFRDNIIMVRFEGKNSVQQANKEMEIRGVVKDKSGEPLPGVTVLIVGTQLGTATGMDGDFLLRVPEQDSVRLRFSFVGMKTKDVPYKKNQPALVVVLEEEAESIGEIVVTGYQQIEKRNLTSSVVTVKTSELKTIGASSIEQMLQGVVPGLSVVNTSAAPGAAPKIRIRGTATISGNADPLWVLDGVILENSVPVTAADLNSPDVMNMFNSVIGGINPNDIESITVLKDASATAIYGTRAANGVIVVTTKKGKANSFNIAYQHTSTLSIRPYYDNFDLLNSKERIALAWENYEDGLSVWGGTHFNGTPGLEGLLNSYALGQITREQLNSMANKLEETNTDWFKTLFRNAYTQTHNLSVSGGTERTNYYISLNYNGEEGVDKASEYKNYGGMVKVNTRLFQGVNMGAILQMDRRDREMYHSSIDLFNYAVRTSRAIPLHEDNGDLHYYIGTVSGRWHKFNILNELANTGNESTQTDIKGIVNLTVNLYKGLKYEGLFSYASSHSTARDYATEKSAYVADIRGYEYGEGSEEDIKKSPLPYGGVYNEQTYEQRSSLIRNGLTYKGSLTEDLSIDVLLGQEFRNTNYKGLKSNTFGYFHDRGNTFYEPALGESTGHLKRNKVTRSLVDRSNISYYGVVSAMYGDRYVLNANIRFDGSNLFGSNPKYRYLPLWSISGRWIISNESFLQDNNTISNLALRASYGLRGNIVEDSSPSIIAAALPPNAVTGLFEMEIQQAPNPDLKWETTASFNVGLELGLFDDRLSLDVDYYLDESKDLIAYKSVSSVSGFSGKYVNYADVRNQGIDVSLSGTLLKNKDWRWTAAFNMGYVKNKVTKSTSTAQAKYLVQSVYTPGEVYEGKPVDGMFSYRFAKLDDKGMPMFYDKDGNVLGVDSEEIVNYPYDLGNLKYEGTRDPLFSGGLNTRVSYKNVSLSMLFAFGLKNVVRLPARAYVTTPAEDENANSSIKDRWRPGQDNTGKTIPALSAGDGYITTADGNFYATDWYNLSDQTVVPGDYLRFRNLMIEYQLPARWTNKVVVGDRKMGNVTLKFQAQNLFVIADKRLKGYDPETINYTTTSYGSLPLARTFTLGLNINF, translated from the coding sequence ATGAAGCTTTTTATTTTTTTGATGTGTTGTTTCACATTTTCTCTTTCGGCAAATAGTTTTGCCCAACAGGAGAAAGTCAACTTGGATCTACAAGGAGTATCGATAAAAACGTTATTTAGCGAGATCCAGCGTCAGACGAATCTGCATTTTATTTTTAACACGGAACAAACAGAACAGTTAAATAAACTGACTGTAAAAGCAAAAGAGGAGTCCGTGAAATCCGTGTTGGATAGAGTTTTTGAGGGAACAGGTTTTACTTACACGTTCCGGGATAATATTATCATGGTCCGTTTCGAAGGGAAAAATTCCGTGCAGCAAGCAAATAAAGAGATGGAAATTCGTGGTGTAGTGAAAGATAAAAGCGGGGAACCATTACCGGGCGTAACCGTGCTTATCGTGGGGACCCAGTTAGGAACGGCCACGGGAATGGATGGTGATTTCTTGTTACGGGTTCCGGAACAGGACAGCGTGAGACTGCGTTTTTCATTTGTAGGGATGAAAACGAAGGATGTTCCTTATAAGAAAAATCAACCCGCTTTGGTTGTCGTGTTAGAGGAAGAAGCGGAGAGTATCGGGGAGATCGTGGTAACGGGATACCAGCAAATCGAGAAACGTAACTTGACGAGTTCTGTGGTGACGGTGAAAACAAGTGAACTAAAGACAATTGGAGCTTCGAGTATCGAACAGATGTTGCAAGGTGTGGTTCCGGGGCTTTCCGTGGTGAATACATCCGCGGCTCCGGGTGCGGCCCCTAAGATTCGTATTCGCGGTACGGCGACCATCTCCGGTAATGCAGACCCGTTATGGGTATTGGATGGCGTGATTCTGGAAAATTCCGTCCCGGTGACGGCTGCTGATTTGAACAGTCCGGACGTGATGAATATGTTCAATTCGGTGATTGGCGGTATTAACCCGAATGACATCGAGAGTATTACCGTGCTGAAAGATGCTTCTGCAACTGCTATTTATGGAACACGTGCTGCCAATGGCGTGATCGTGGTCACCACGAAGAAGGGGAAGGCCAATAGTTTTAACATAGCGTATCAACATACCTCAACCCTAAGTATTCGTCCTTACTACGATAATTTTGATTTGTTGAATTCGAAAGAACGCATAGCTTTAGCTTGGGAAAATTACGAGGATGGGTTATCTGTTTGGGGTGGAACTCATTTTAACGGGACTCCCGGTTTAGAAGGGTTACTGAATAGTTATGCTCTTGGACAAATAACCCGAGAGCAATTGAATTCGATGGCTAATAAGTTGGAAGAGACAAATACGGATTGGTTTAAAACTCTATTCCGGAATGCCTATACGCAAACTCATAATTTGAGCGTTTCTGGGGGAACAGAGAGAACTAATTATTATATTTCACTGAATTATAACGGAGAAGAAGGGGTGGATAAAGCAAGTGAGTATAAGAATTATGGAGGTATGGTAAAAGTGAATACTCGGCTATTTCAGGGTGTGAACATGGGAGCTATTCTTCAAATGGATCGTAGGGACCGGGAGATGTACCATTCTTCTATTGATTTATTTAATTATGCAGTTCGTACTTCTAGGGCAATTCCTTTACATGAGGACAATGGGGATTTACATTATTATATCGGAACAGTGTCAGGTCGTTGGCATAAATTTAATATCCTGAATGAGTTGGCGAATACTGGAAATGAGAGTACACAAACCGATATAAAAGGAATTGTCAATCTTACAGTAAACCTATACAAAGGCTTGAAATACGAAGGATTATTTAGTTACGCTTCTTCCCATTCTACGGCCCGGGATTATGCTACAGAGAAAAGTGCTTATGTGGCTGATATAAGAGGGTACGAGTATGGAGAAGGTTCAGAAGAGGATATAAAAAAATCACCTTTACCTTACGGGGGAGTGTATAATGAGCAAACGTATGAACAACGTTCCTCGCTAATTCGTAATGGTTTGACATATAAAGGAAGTCTTACAGAGGATTTATCTATTGATGTATTATTAGGACAGGAGTTTAGAAATACAAATTATAAAGGTTTAAAATCAAATACATTCGGTTATTTCCATGATCGGGGGAATACGTTTTATGAACCAGCGTTGGGAGAATCAACAGGTCATTTAAAACGGAATAAAGTTACCCGTAGTTTGGTCGATCGTTCCAATATATCTTATTATGGCGTAGTTTCTGCCATGTATGGTGATCGTTACGTGTTGAACGCTAATATTCGTTTTGACGGATCGAATCTTTTCGGGTCTAATCCTAAGTATCGTTATCTACCCTTGTGGTCTATTTCCGGAAGATGGATTATCAGTAATGAATCATTTTTGCAAGATAACAACACGATAAGTAATTTGGCTCTTCGGGCATCTTACGGTTTAAGAGGTAATATCGTGGAAGACAGTAGTCCATCGATTATTGCCGCAGCATTACCACCTAATGCGGTGACCGGTTTGTTTGAAATGGAAATCCAACAAGCTCCAAATCCTGATTTGAAATGGGAAACGACAGCTTCGTTTAACGTGGGACTGGAACTTGGTCTGTTTGATGATCGGTTATCTTTAGATGTTGATTATTATTTGGATGAAAGTAAAGACTTGATTGCTTACAAGAGTGTTTCATCTGTATCTGGTTTTTCTGGAAAGTATGTCAATTATGCAGATGTGCGTAATCAGGGGATTGATGTTTCTTTGAGTGGAACTCTCCTTAAAAATAAGGATTGGCGGTGGACGGCTGCTTTTAACATGGGGTATGTGAAAAATAAAGTGACGAAATCGACGAGTACGGCACAAGCAAAATATTTAGTGCAAAGTGTTTATACTCCTGGTGAGGTGTACGAGGGGAAACCCGTGGACGGGATGTTCTCTTATCGTTTTGCCAAATTAGATGATAAAGGAATGCCCATGTTTTACGACAAGGACGGGAATGTACTTGGAGTGGATAGTGAGGAAATCGTGAATTACCCGTATGACTTGGGTAACTTGAAATATGAAGGAACTCGTGATCCACTGTTTTCCGGAGGTTTGAACACGAGAGTATCATACAAGAATGTTTCATTGTCGATGTTGTTTGCGTTCGGTTTGAAGAACGTGGTACGTTTGCCTGCACGTGCGTATGTAACGACTCCGGCGGAGGACGAGAACGCAAACAGTAGCATCAAGGATCGTTGGCGTCCGGGACAGGATAACACGGGTAAAACAATTCCAGCTTTATCTGCTGGCGATGGATATATTACAACTGCTGATGGTAATTTTTATGCCACAGATTGGTATAACTTATCAGATCAAACGGTTGTTCCTGGTGATTACCTCCGGTTTCGAAACTTGATGATTGAGTATCAATTACCAGCCCGGTGGACAAATAAAGTGGTTGTTGGAGATCGTAAGATGGGTAATGTTACCTTGAAATTTCAGGCACAAAATTTATTCGTGATAGCGGATAAACGTTTGAAGGGGTATGATCCCGAGACGATTAATTATACGACAACATCTTATGGTTCTTTGCCATTGGCTAGGACGTTTACTTTGGGATTGAATATCAATTTTTAA